Within Deltaproteobacteria bacterium, the genomic segment GTCAGCCGCACAGTCCAGTCCGGGGACACGTAACGTATGTGATGGCTGCCGTAGGTGGTCGTGCAGCGCTGACGCCCGTAATCACAGGCCGGCCGGACACGCAGGCGGATGCGGGGAGTGCCCTGAACCCGCCTGATTTGCCGGACCAGCATTATCGGGATGAACATGCGGCCGTACTGGCGGAAACGGGGAGCGAAGTCGGTTATTTCGACTGTTCCGCCACGGGAATCGGTGAGACGGGTTACGAGTACGGGGGAATTGGTCAGATAGAACTGATCGGCGAGCGCTTGATCGACGAGTTCCACAGAGCAGTATCCAAAGCCTTCACCGCTGTCGTGTTCCCGCAACAGGCTGCAAAAAACAGGATCGCCGTCGAAGCGGGGCAGGCAACACCAGACCATTTCGGCGGTCCCATCGATCAAGGCCCCAATGTGGCAATTGCCGATTAATCCCAGGTCAAGCGTATTTCTCATAGTTAACTTAATATAAATAAAATAAAAACAGGGGTCAAGGAAAAAACCGGCATCGGGTCGGCGACAAAAAACGGCCTAAAAAAGACAGAACCTTCCTTGCCAGATGAGATTGGCGGGGTATCAAAGGCCACTCCCTGACTAAAGAGGACCTTATTGTTTATAGACTCGAATGATGGCAACAAATTGAAAGATACCTCGGAAGATACGCTGCCATTTTACCCCAGTTGGTGACGGCGGGCTGAGGAACAGAGGTTCCCGGAAAGGCCATCAGAATAAAGGCGATCAAGAAGAGAATGGGAAAGAATTCTTTCCTAATGTGAATGCTGAGAATCATATTCTTGTCCTTCGGGGAGTTTCTCCTTAGATACTCCCAGGGCCAAAGCCATTTCTTTCAACTCTTTTTTTCGACGCCTTTCCGAATAGAATGGCCGCTTCGCATGGAGGCTTTGTCTTTCCAGGCAAATTATGCTTGACCAGAGGGAAGCTCTAAGGTAACTTCAATATAGGATAAATCAAAAAGATTTTTTCATCTTGCAGGAATGGCTTCGTTCCTCTTGTTGCCTTTCGGCAGTTTCCGGTTTTCAAGTGCGGAAGATGAGATAACCTCCATCTCCGATTTGCCAATGGTCGCGTTCTCAAGCGGCCGGCGGGCCAATAAACTGCTTTTCTGTTTATTGGCCGGAATGTTACTATGCTGGGTTAAAAAGGATTATTGTCGTAGCAGGTGTTGCGAGAAAAAGAGAACTGGTTACACGTTAAGGGCATAAATAAGAAACGGCCGGAAGTGAAACTGATCTTCAAGAGCTTCCTCGATTTTTTTAGAGACGGCGGTCCTCTTCTCGCAGGCTCAGTCGCTTATTTTTTTCTTATGTCTTTTGTCCCCTTCGGTCTTCTTCTTATCTCCCTCCTGGGATATTTTTTGGGGGAAAACGGAGAATTCTTCGAGTTCTTTTCCGCAAGGCTGCTGCGATTCTTTCCTGCCGCCACATCAGAGATCTCAAAACAATTGACAGCACTTGTCGTGTACAAACGGGTCGGCATTTTCACCTTTATCATTTATGCCTACTTTTCGTATCAGTTTTATATGACTCTGGAATCGGCAGTCCGCAATATTTTCAAGCAAAAGGAGAAACGCCCTTTTTTTATTTCGGTATTCTTCTCCATTTTCATCATAACCCTGATCGCTGTGCTGATCGTCGTTTCCTTCGCCGCTACCTCTGCCATACAGATGCTTCATTCCTTTTTGGAGGTCTTTCCTGTCCTTGGGATCGGCAAGCTGACAGTATTTTTCATTAAGTTCGTCATGCCGGTTTTTGTCATCTTCATCGTGGCTTCCTTTCTGTATAAGTTTTTACCAGGGAAGAAGGTTTCATTGCGACATGCTTTCCGGGGGGCCTTTTTCACCTCGGTTTTCCTCGAAATTGCCAGGCACCTCTTCACCCTTTACGTCATCACGGCTGCGGCCCAGTACGGCGCCATCTACGGATCGCTTTCGACCTTCGTCATTTTCCTGCTATGGGTTTTTTACTCTGCCTGCATATTCCTCATCGGAGCCGAGATAGTCTGTAACCTCTCCTCTGCCCGGTTAGAAAAAAAGTCACCGACTTCCGGCAGAAGCAGGGTTTAAATTATATTGGATCTTTAAAAAGGGGTCACCATTAAAAAGCCAAATTATCCCCGAATTCGTCTAACGGTCTATCTGGGTTAAGGCAAAAGGACGCTCATCCCGTATGGCGCGAGCCAGCAGACGGTTGATTCCTGATAATGTACTGTTCCCAGACTAATAAAAATCTAATGCCCGACGTAAATCTTTTTCATCTCTATTTTTATCCGGCCAACTGAAACCCCCAGTTCATTTAATAAAAAAGCATGCATCGTTTGGGCATTGCAGACGTTGCAGTTGGCTGCATGATTGTCAAATTTACCAAGAGTGCCCTGTTTGAGAAAGCAATAAGAAAGGTTCTTGTGTCCCATCTCTTCACAGAAGCAGTAACAGGGAAAATTTGCCAGTAGTTTTGGTTCCTTGACCGCAATCTTGTAGCCTACCAAAACGGAGTCATTGATGTATACGTACTTTGGGAAATTATACTTTTCCCAGCTTTCCCCCGGATACTTTTTGGCCACCAGGGCCATTGACCTTGCCGTGAGTTCTTTAAGATTCATTTTTAACAGGGCCTGTATTTCTTTTTCCTGATTTGACGCTAAGACGATAGGGGTCATAAAAAGGAACAACAACCCGAATATTATGAATTTCATGACAGTTTTCATGGTCCTTTCTCCTTTCTTTTCTTACCAGGGAACCCTAAAAAGCCAATTATTCCCACGAAACCAATAACCGACAACGATCGCCAGTAATTGGCTTAAAAAAATAAAAGCGAAAACCAGGTTAAGGATCAGCCGTTCCTTCACGAACCATCGGCCGCCCGGCTGGTTTGAGTGATCCAGTGAAGGGCAGAAGACTAAAAAGAGGCCGATGACTAACGGCACAATTATGCCGCCGAACAAGGCTGAGTGACTGACCATTTCCTGGATGCCCACAAAATACCAGGGCGCCTTGGCCGGATTGGGCGGACGCAGAGGATCGGCCCTGCCCGACAGGGGGGCTTCAATGAAAAGCGCCAGGGCGAGTAGAAAGGAAAGGGTCAGAAGGCCGACAGCCAATTCCGCTTTAAAGAGTATCGGCGAAGAAGCTATTCTCTCAGGGTCCGGCTCCTTGAGGGCTGCCAAGCCCCCGGCTTTTCTGATACGCCAGAGATGCAAAGCAATAAAGAGTATCCACAGGGAAGGCAGGAAGGCGACATGCAAGGCAAAGGACCGGCTCAGGGTGTCGGTCCCGATTTCCTGGCCGCCCAGGAGAAACCCTCGAATTGAGGGGCCGATGACAGGGAAGTAGGAGGCAAGATTTGAACCTACTTTGATCGCCCAATAGGACGTCTGGTCCCAGGGCAAGAGGTAGCCCGTATAATTGCTCGCCAGGATCAGAGTCAACAGGCCCAGCCCATAGACCCAGTTCAGATAACGTCCCCGATAGCCCCCGGTGAAAAAAACCCTTGAAAGGTGCAGGAAACCTGCGATCAGCAGGACATTAGCCGCCAAATAATGAAGATTGCGCACCACTCCGCCATAACGCAGAGTAGTCATGATGTGCAGTATCCTGTCATAGGCCACATCCTGATAGGGAACGTAATAGAGGAGGAGTGTAATCCCGGTCACAACAAGCAAAATAAAGCAGGATAGGCAGATGATACCCAGACCGAGAGTCGTGATGGGTTGCAGGGTCGTTACCCGAATCATCGGCGGATGGAGGTGTTTCAGAAAATTCATCTTCAACCTTTCCTTCCCGCCTCATCCCCCGGGGTTCGATCAAGGACCGATCTTTCTATTTCAAGCCAACTCGGTCTCGTCAATTTTTCTCCGATATGCACCCATAGTCTGCCATCCCGCTCAGTTACTTCGTGCCAGGGAAGCGGGTCTGTGGCCGGACCTGAATAGACCTGGCCCCGGGAGCCGAATTCGCTGCCATGGCAGGGACAAAAGAATCCCTGGTCGATCACATTGAGAAGACAGCCCAAATGGGTACATTCCAGGCTGATGGCCCCGATTTTCCGAGAAGATCTGACGATGGCGATCTTGTGCTCCGGGAAAGGGGTCAACGAATCGGGCGCAAAGCGGTCCATCGGGGAGATCTGAACCCAACTGCTTGAAGAGAATCGGGAGGCGGCTGTCCAGACATTGCCGAAAATCCAGGCGAAGGCCGTCCCTACGGCCCCCAGGCCGGCCATGACCAGCCAGTTGAATAGAAATTCCCGTCGGCTAACGCGTGTCGTCATCGTTTCCTTGCCTACTGGAAAATTTTCGAATCAGACTGACCAGTCCCCAGATTGAATCCGGTCGGAGATTGTCAACAAAGGGCTGCATTTCGGTTCCTGGAATCCCGTAAGTTACGGCGGTTGCAATCCGCTCATCGGTGAGTGATTTAAAATATGGATAATTGGTGAGGTCTCTCGGTCTGGGCAGGTATTTCAGATAGGCCGGTCCCTTCCCCTTACCTTGAAAACCATGGCAGAGCGAGCAATTTTTTCTAAATGTAGAGAGGTTCTCTTCATGCAGCGGCAAGGTGGTTGGTCTGGGCGGAGGTGTATTTATCATCTTAATCCTTCTTTCCGTTCTGATGAATACCTTAAAGAGAAGGTCTGCCAGCGAATGGATGATCTCCTGTCCCAACAACCCCCCATAGGGCGGCATTGAGGTGCCCGGAATACCCCTGGTTATGCTTTCCGTAATTCTGGTATCCGGAATAGACTTGAAAAACATGGCGTTGTTACGGAATGCCCGGGGAAAGGTGGCCAGGTTCGGCTCAATGAGACCAAACCCATCACCGCGGGCGGCATGGCACCTTTGGCAGAGCATCATATAAGCCTTTTTGGGATTCCCCCCATGAAAATGATTCCTTTCTTTCAATTGAAGGACGAAGAGGAGTCCCTCTTCCTCTCTTTGGTCCATTGAAATTCGCGGCATGATGGCCCCGGGGACTTCGATTCCAGGGCTGTGCAGGAAATTCCGGATATAACCTCCCGGCCGCATAAAGGCCATAAAGGAAAGGTCCGGTCCGATCTGGCCTTCGGATTCCCTGAACTTGTGGCAGGCCAGGCATTTCTTTTCCTTTAATAAGGCCTTTCCTGTCGGAAGGCCTTTGATTGGCCTCTTTTTCTCCAGCCTTTCCTGCTCCCTTTTCTTCAACAGGCGTAACATCGGGGTTTCGTAGTAAGGCTCTTTTAACCGGCTTTTCAGGAAATAAGAGAGGGCCTTCACTTCTTCCGGCGCAAGGCTGAATTTCGGCATGATGGAGTTCTCAAGATTTGCCGTGGGATTCTCGATAGCCGTCCTGATTTGCATCAACCCAAGGAAAGAACCGGCATCACTAAGATCCGGGCCATAGCTGGCGCCCTTTACACCGCTGCTGGTGTGGCAGGTATCACAGGCATTTTCGGAAAACAAACGAAACCCTTGCCAGGCTTTATCCGCTCCAGGCAGTGGTTTCAATTCATGGCATTGATAACAACTGGCTTGCAGGTCTTCCCCGGCCAAGACTTTTCGGGATTCGTTATCCGTCCGGCCATGGGATATCTTGAGATCGGCAGCCATCCCTTCGCCCAAATGGCAGGCCGTGCATCCCAGGTCAACCATCGAATGGGGAGCGATATTCGGATGGTTGCGCCCTGGGAGAGAGGAATCTATCCGGACTGCGGCCCTTCCCTCGGGATGACACGTCCGGCAGTGCTCTTGCTTCGGTATTCCACCGAGGTTGACGGTTATGTTGGCAATGTGGTGTGAACCAGTCTTTCCATAACGGTAATAACGACCGGACTGCTCCTCCCATCCCTTGTAGCTCCAAAGGATAAAAAGCCCCAGGGTCAAAACAACAGCGGCCATGAGGATAACGTTTATCAACGATTCTAAACGTCTTATCGACATCTTTTTCTGTAGTACCCTTGAAGACACCCTCGTTATTTGCTCGTGTACATGAGCCGTAGCTCATTCTATTTCCGCTCAGTCGGATAATTCGCCCCGTCCCATTCACGCCAACCCCCTTTGAGGGCATAGACCTTTTTAAATCCCAGACCGATAAGCTTCTGTGCCACACTGGCACTGGTCGCCTCATCTTGTCAGGCACAATAGAGAACAATGGTTTTTCCCTTGGAATACTTCTTGGCCCAGGATTTGACCTTGGTTGGATTGGGATCTTCTCGAACCGCCCCTTTGATTTGATTAGTACTCATTTTCCGGTCAAAGAAGGTCCGGACATCAATAACCACCACATCCGGATTCCCAAGCATTGATTTGAGTTCTTCTTTGTTCATTCGGGGAATCTCCAGGGCAACAGCCATAACGATCCAGGTCCCCAACACCATAAAGGCCGTCACCAGACAAACCATAATCTTCCTTACCATCCCTGCGCCTGCCTTTCTTGATCGCCCAGAGGGCAACAAATATAAGAAATAAAGAGCATGGGCTCACGATAATAGAATACCGTTCATTAATTTTCTTCCCTATTTTAATAAATTGTAAACACAATTTTTGTAAAAACAAGTTCTTAAAACATCCGAAATCCGTTTTCCAAATAGTTTTATTAAGGATTTCCCTTTCTCTCTTTACCATTATCTCCTTACCGTAAAGGTTTGATCTTTATTGGCGTAGCTCCTTTTTTTCGTTTGAGAGGGAGGCTTACTTCCTGAGACAGAATAAGACGTGGGAGAGTACCATCGGCGCCCAAAATCGAAACCAACCGTTTCAAACCTTTGTTAATTTCCTTTAGCCCGCTTAGCGGCGTTTTTTCCAACCCCACAACCAGTAAACCCTGAGCCACTTCTGGGGCGGCAGCGACCAGATCCTTACCTTTGACGGTCAATTCCACCCAGACAACCCGACGGTCCTCCTTTGACCTGGTCTTTTTTATCAGGTCGTGAGACTCCAGGCGGGTCAGGATTCCGACTACGGTAGCCGGGTGAAGATACATCCGACGGGCCAATTCGGAAACCATCATCGGAGCGGTTTCGGCCAGGACCTTGATGGCCCAAAGTTGGGGACTGGTAAGCCCGGTGGTATGCTCGACCTTTTTGGAATATTCCTGAATAGCCTGAAAGACCCTTCTTAAATTATCAATGGTTTCGGCTATTAATTCTGATTGGTCCATTTTTCACCTTAAAAAATAAAAAAATTCTTGACATCATTTTTTGAATATAATAGTAATTAGTGTACCAATCATTTCTACAAAAATCAAGAGCGTTTATTTTAACATAATTCGGGAGAGGAGGTGAATAAAAATGCTCTCCTTTAAGCCATTGATGAAATTCATGGTGGCCTTGTCAGTCCTATCGTTTCTATTTGCTTTCAGTGCCGGATGTTCGGCTTCTAAAGAAGCGGTGGCCTCCCCCATGAAAGTTACACCTGTTCCCCCTGCCGCACCTGCCCCGACCGTAGATGTTAAAAGGATAGAATCGTTAACGAAGCGGGTTGAAACGGCGGCAAGTTTGGCTGAAGCCGCGGCCAAGAAGGCTGACCTTGCTGCCCAAAAGTCGGAAATTGCCGGCGGCAAAGCTGAAAAGGCGGCTGACTGGGCGGAGGAGGCTGCTGAAAAGGCCGAAAACGCCGCGAACAAGGCTGAATCTATCTTTATGAAAAAAATGAAGAAGTAGTAAACCTGCATTCCTCTCTTCCGCAGGTTGGCCGAGAAACCACTAATGGGTTCTCGGCCATTTTATTATGAAGAGTTAGACAAAAATTCCGGCTTTCTAATTGAGAAGGAAATCGGGCATTCCGAAATTCAGGAAAAATACCATTTCCAAGATGAAATTATACACTAAAAAAAATCACGACCGGGTTAAGGCAAAAATTGCCGAGGAATCGGTTATTTTTATCAGTATCTTAAAGTGGTTTGTCCTGTCCACGGCCATCGGGGTGATCGTTGGTGTGGCCACCGCCTTCTTTTTAAAGATTTTGGAATGGGCAACCCTCCAGACCCATGTTTCTCCTTATTATTTTCTTTTCCTGCCCATCGCCTTTTTTTTGAGTGCCCTAATGATTAAATATCTGGCCCCGGGGGCGGAAGGGCACGGGACCGAAAAGGTTATTGAAGCCGTCCACAAACAATCCGGAAAGATCAACCCGATGGTTGTTCCCATTAAATTGATCACCACGGTCATCACCCTGGCTTTCGGAGGGTCGGCAGGAAAAGAAGGCCCCTGTGCCCAGATAGGCGCCGGCCTGGCCTCCATCTTTGCTTCCCTTTTTCGATTTGATGACTTGGACCGGAAAAAGCTGGTCATCTGCGGGATCAGTGCCGGTTTTGCCAGTGTCTTCGGGACTCCTATCGCCGGGGCCATCTTCGGGGTAGAGGTGCTTATGGTAGGGAACGTCCTCTACGAAGTCCTTTTTCCTTGTTTTATTGCCGGAGTCACCTCTTATCAGGTTTCATCGGCCATTGGGATTACCTACTATTATCATCCCATGCACCTGATCCCGGTTTTTAAAGAATTGTTTTTCATTAAGGTCGCCTTGGCCGGTATTTTTTTCGGAATCGTTTCCTTTGTCTTGATTGAATTATTAAAGTTGGGGAAAAAGCTGTCCGATCGCTTAAAAATCTGGCCTCCTTTTAAAGGGATATTAGGAGGTCTTCTTTTAGCTGGTCTGGCCCTGGCCATTTCAGACCGATATTTGGGCTTGGGATTGTCCTCCATAGAAGACACCTTGCAAGGTCTAAATATGGTCTGGTATGCTTTTATCTTGAAAATCATCTTCACCAGCATCACCCTTAATTTTGGAGGTAGTGGCGGGATTGTTACCCCCATTTTTTTCATCGGAGTAACGGCCGGAAACCTTTTTGCCCAAATTTGGGGCTTGGATATAGCCACCTTCTCAGCCATCGGCATGGTGGCTTTGTTGGCCGGGGCGGCCAACACCCCTATTGCCGCCAGCATCATGGCCGTGGAACTCTTCGGTCCCCAAATTGCCCCCTATGCAGCCGTGGCCTGCGTCATCAGCTTCCTGATGACCGGACACCGCAGCGTTTATCCCTCCCAGATTTTGTCGGTTACCAAGTCGCCTTCTTTTGAGTTGGAAATCGGCGACGATATCGATAGCACCCATGTCCACTTTAAACCCAGAAAGAAAAGTCTGATAGGGGCTTTTCTGCTGGCCTTTGAATCCCTGAAAAGCAGAAAAAATAGAAAAATGCGAGAACACTAAGAAATTTTATATAACGAACGGCAATAGGTTATGAAGTCTCCATGGGGGGCTTCAATTAGTGCTTGATTTGAAGGTGCTGGTTTTTAAAGGATGATCTCAACCCAATCGACGTCTTGGTTAGCTCTTGCTCTTATAGAACCTGACCAGATTGAGGACGTCTTTTGCTACGAGGCGGCCAATCGGTCCCGTACTGTAACAGGCGACAGCGACTGTATTATCCGGGCGAATGACAAAACCCGCCGCCTGGAGTAACTTTTTTCCCGAATCATAATAAGCGCCGGTTATTTTGGAGATTTCCTCCGCATCCAATTCGTAGCCGACGGGATAGGTGATCCCCAGTTTTTGAACCGTCTCCTTATAGGGAAGCAATCATTCGTATCCAGAGCAAAACCGATTCTGGCCATACTGTCCTCCTTTGTTAACGATAAAAAGCAAATACAGGATTTATTTTAAAGAAATACAGGATTTATCCTATTTACGATGAAGTTAAAATAAATTATATGTATATCACATTGTATAGCAAAGTAAATCAAAATAAATCTAAAAAGTGTAATTTTTGGATTATCTAAAATTGTTAAATTGTATTGAAAGAAAGGAGTCTTCCCATGGCTCGACTCGACCGAATGCCGGAGCCTATGCGATCTCACCTGGCCAAACTTCCTTGTCCTTCCTTTAAAAACCAACCGTGGGTCTCGGGACAACCTCTTGCACACAGGCGAGTTTCCCTGATTTCAACCGCAGGACTCCAGCGGCGAGGAGATCGACCATTTGAGGGGATGAGCGGAGACTACCGGGTAATCCCAGGGGATACCAAAGCAAAAGACTTAGTGATGACGCATATCTCCACCAACTTTGACCGTACCGGCTTCCAGCGAGACTGGAACGTCGTTTTTCCTCTGGACCGGCTACGGGAACTCGCCATTGAAGGCATCATCGAAAGTGTGGCCGCCTATCACTACTCTTTCATGGGTGCTACCGACCCGGCTGAAATGGAACCGGCAGCCCGGAATCTGGTCAGGCTCTTGAAAGGGGACCGGGTGGATGCGGTCCTCTTGGTACCGGTATGACCTTTCTGCACGCGCGCCGTGGGTGCGCTGGCGCATTATTTGGAAGGCGAAGGAATCCCCACTACTCAGATCAGTCTGATCCGGGAGCACACCGAGATTATCCGCCCTCCCAGGGCACTCTGGGTTCCCTTTGAACTCGGTCGTCCATTGGGAGCCCCAGAAAATCCGGTATTCCAGCGTCGAGTGCTCCTGACGGCACTCGATCTTCTGGATGCACCTGAGGGTCCGGTACTCGTAGATTTTCCCGATGAGGCACCTGAAGATACAGCCGGGGCTGACAAAAATCCGGCAGGCTGGTCTTGTCCGGTGAGCTTCGCGTCCGAAATCAGGCAAGTAACCGACATAGAAAGGCTGCGTGCGGCTTTAAATCGCGAAGTCGCAGACCTCCGCCCCTGGTACGACCTGAGTATCGAAAAATACGACCGCTCGGCGGTGGTGGAATTTGGCCCTGACGCGGCTTTGGAATTGCTCGCCACTTTTGCATCAGGAAAGAAGCTGGAGATCCCGGACGCAAACTTCTCTCTCGCCACGGCCCTCCGGCTTGCCTCCCAGGACCTCAAAGCGTTTTATTTCGAAGCCGTCACGGCCCAGCCCGGTCCGGTTTTGCCGGGAAGCAGTGAATTCAGCCAGTGGTTTTGGCAGGAAACTGCGGCGAGCCGAATTTTGAGAACCGTGAAAGAAAGATGTTTGAAAGAAGCGGATGAGTCGCTACGGAAAACCGGGGCTTTGCTCCTGATTCCTCTGGATCAGTCATGAAATCAGGAGGTGTTTCCGTTTCAATACGGAAGGAGAGGGAACCATATAAGATAGAGCCCCTGTTGGATATAAAGGCTGCGGCTGGGTTTCTGAACGTCTCCGAGATGACCATAAGACGCTGGACCAATTCCGGTACACTCAAGTGCTACAGGTTGGGCGGAAAGCGGGAGAGACGTTTTCATATGAGCGATCTGGAAGAACTTCTTCGGGGCTCACAAAATCATCGGCTGAAATCATTAGGTTTCGGAGAACAAAAGGCACCTGACGGTTCACACCTGACCCATTTTTACTCGGGGAAAGAGGCGGCGTTGGAGGTATCCGTGCCTTACATTCTTGAAGGGCTCCGACAGAAAGAAGTTGTGCTTGCTGTCATGCCTCCTGAAAAAGGC encodes:
- a CDS encoding YihY/virulence factor BrkB family protein, which codes for MLREKENWLHVKGINKKRPEVKLIFKSFLDFFRDGGPLLAGSVAYFFLMSFVPFGLLLISLLGYFLGENGEFFEFFSARLLRFFPAATSEISKQLTALVVYKRVGIFTFIIYAYFSYQFYMTLESAVRNIFKQKEKRPFFISVFFSIFIITLIAVLIVVSFAATSAIQMLHSFLEVFPVLGIGKLTVFFIKFVMPVFVIFIVASFLYKFLPGKKVSLRHAFRGAFFTSVFLEIARHLFTLYVITAAAQYGAIYGSLSTFVIFLLWVFYSACIFLIGAEIVCNLSSARLEKKSPTSGRSRV
- a CDS encoding cytochrome b N-terminal domain-containing protein — encoded protein: MNFLKHLHPPMIRVTTLQPITTLGLGIICLSCFILLVVTGITLLLYYVPYQDVAYDRILHIMTTLRYGGVVRNLHYLAANVLLIAGFLHLSRVFFTGGYRGRYLNWVYGLGLLTLILASNYTGYLLPWDQTSYWAIKVGSNLASYFPVIGPSIRGFLLGGQEIGTDTLSRSFALHVAFLPSLWILFIALHLWRIRKAGGLAALKEPDPERIASSPILFKAELAVGLLTLSFLLALALFIEAPLSGRADPLRPPNPAKAPWYFVGIQEMVSHSALFGGIIVPLVIGLFLVFCPSLDHSNQPGGRWFVKERLILNLVFAFIFLSQLLAIVVGYWFRGNNWLFRVPW
- a CDS encoding ubiquinol-cytochrome c reductase iron-sulfur subunit gives rise to the protein MTTRVSRREFLFNWLVMAGLGAVGTAFAWIFGNVWTAASRFSSSSWVQISPMDRFAPDSLTPFPEHKIAIVRSSRKIGAISLECTHLGCLLNVIDQGFFCPCHGSEFGSRGQVYSGPATDPLPWHEVTERDGRLWVHIGEKLTRPSWLEIERSVLDRTPGDEAGRKG
- a CDS encoding c-type cytochrome, which gives rise to MSIRRLESLINVILMAAVVLTLGLFILWSYKGWEEQSGRYYRYGKTGSHHIANITVNLGGIPKQEHCRTCHPEGRAAVRIDSSLPGRNHPNIAPHSMVDLGCTACHLGEGMAADLKISHGRTDNESRKVLAGEDLQASCYQCHELKPLPGADKAWQGFRLFSENACDTCHTSSGVKGASYGPDLSDAGSFLGLMQIRTAIENPTANLENSIMPKFSLAPEEVKALSYFLKSRLKEPYYETPMLRLLKKREQERLEKKRPIKGLPTGKALLKEKKCLACHKFRESEGQIGPDLSFMAFMRPGGYIRNFLHSPGIEVPGAIMPRISMDQREEEGLLFVLQLKERNHFHGGNPKKAYMMLCQRCHAARGDGFGLIEPNLATFPRAFRNNAMFFKSIPDTRITESITRGIPGTSMPPYGGLLGQEIIHSLADLLFKVFIRTERRIKMINTPPPRPTTLPLHEENLSTFRKNCSLCHGFQGKGKGPAYLKYLPRPRDLTNYPYFKSLTDERIATAVTYGIPGTEMQPFVDNLRPDSIWGLVSLIRKFSSRQGNDDDTR
- a CDS encoding rhodanese-like domain-containing protein, yielding MVRKIMVCLVTAFMVLGTWIVMAVALEIPRMNKEELKSMLGNPDVVVIDVRTFFDRKMSTNQIKGAVREDPNPTKVKSWAKKYSKGKTIVLYCA
- a CDS encoding MarR family transcriptional regulator, which produces MDQSELIAETIDNLRRVFQAIQEYSKKVEHTTGLTSPQLWAIKVLAETAPMMVSELARRMYLHPATVVGILTRLESHDLIKKTRSKEDRRVVWVELTVKGKDLVAAAPEVAQGLLVVGLEKTPLSGLKEINKGLKRLVSILGADGTLPRLILSQEVSLPLKRKKGATPIKIKPLR
- a CDS encoding chloride channel protein, with the protein product MKLYTKKNHDRVKAKIAEESVIFISILKWFVLSTAIGVIVGVATAFFLKILEWATLQTHVSPYYFLFLPIAFFLSALMIKYLAPGAEGHGTEKVIEAVHKQSGKINPMVVPIKLITTVITLAFGGSAGKEGPCAQIGAGLASIFASLFRFDDLDRKKLVICGISAGFASVFGTPIAGAIFGVEVLMVGNVLYEVLFPCFIAGVTSYQVSSAIGITYYYHPMHLIPVFKELFFIKVALAGIFFGIVSFVLIELLKLGKKLSDRLKIWPPFKGILGGLLLAGLALAISDRYLGLGLSSIEDTLQGLNMVWYAFILKIIFTSITLNFGGSGGIVTPIFFIGVTAGNLFAQIWGLDIATFSAIGMVALLAGAANTPIAASIMAVELFGPQIAPYAAVACVISFLMTGHRSVYPSQILSVTKSPSFELEIGDDIDSTHVHFKPRKKSLIGAFLLAFESLKSRKNRKMREH
- a CDS encoding selenoprotein B glycine/betaine/sarcosine/D-proline reductase; the encoded protein is MARLDRMPEPMRSHLAKLPCPSFKNQPWVSGQPLAHRRVSLISTAGLQRRGDRPFEGMSGDYRVIPGDTKAKDLVMTHISTNFDRTGFQRDWNVVFPLDRLRELAIEGIIESVAAYHYSFMGATDPAEMEPAARNLVRLLKGDRVDAVLLVPV